In Musa acuminata AAA Group cultivar baxijiao chromosome BXJ2-3, Cavendish_Baxijiao_AAA, whole genome shotgun sequence, the following proteins share a genomic window:
- the LOC135608528 gene encoding GATA transcription factor 15-like, with amino-acid sequence MLHQCGHQSSSYPCSCGSAYFSVVFPVTGKQSTDEDHDVARSGCSSPSSVDCTLSLGTPSTRQTENKAAAAAAAAASSTMFQRPSCVSSFGQDIISQSKKRSNAFYGGATNGSNFGGDPLLLARRCANCDTTSTPLWRNGPRGPKSLCNACGIRYKKVERRTAASASSASSMAPPSSSSPVTSAAGEKQLRSPWSCYDSSATKGNSSIAMYDDDTAGHGEASYLAPSPQFSARNRPSLSQYH; translated from the exons ATGTTGCACCAGTGCGGCCACCAGAGCAGCTCGTATCCGTGCTCGTGCGGGTCCGCCTACTTCTCTGTTGTCTTCCCGGTGACGGGAAAGCAGTCTACGGATGAAGACCATGATGTCGCACGTTCCGGTTGCTCCTCCCCCTCCTCGGTGGACTGCACCTTGTCACTAGGGACCCCTTCCACGCGCCAAACCGAGAAcaaggccgccgccgccgccgccgccgccgcgtccTCCACCATGTTCCAGCGGCCGTCGTGCGTGTCTAGCTTCGGCCAGGATATCATTTCGCAGTCCAAGAAGAGATCGAATGCGTTCTATGGTGGAGCTACCAACGGCTCCAACTTTGGCGGCGACCCTCTTCTTCTCGCTCGTAGGTGCGCCAACTGCGACACCACCTCGACTCCGCTGTGGAGGAACGGTCCACGAGGCCCCAAG TCGTTGTGCAATGCGTGCGGCATTCGCTACAAGAAAGTAGAGCGGCGTACGGCGGCGTCGGCGTCGTCGGCGTCGTCGATGGCGCCACCTTCGTCGTCGTCGCCGGTGACATCGGCAGCAGGGGAGAAACAGCTGCGGTCACCATGGAGTTGCTACGATTCGTCCGCAACGAAAGGCAACTCATCCATCGCCATGTACGACGACGACACGGCGGGCCATGGGGAGGCGTCCTACCTCGCGCCTTCGCCTCAGTTCTCGGCCCGAAACAGGCCCAGCCTATCTCAATACCATTAG
- the LOC135608530 gene encoding zinc-finger homeodomain protein 6-like yields MEFRNPGEIGIPSSSSGYNASLGVRSAFSKPTLSPSSSLVSPRGAAVDGGGVGGGPRNGDILGNTKPSNLVSNLIALDHRPGSLGNNADQASISNSSPGAAGVGVSVNSEPAASATTTVTAADIPTKYKECLRNHAAALGGHVVDGCGEFLPNGDPDTPEALKCAACGCHRSFHRRETEGGANAVNSYYHGTTRPPLLLPLPHPQAQLHHHQKHFQLGGFSSSPSPALPGSPGFVHFGGNNPSGNGGTTTESSSEEMIDTGTPTPSAMPKKRFRTKFTAEQKEKMLAFAERWRIQRQDDAVVEQFCSEIGVRRQVLKVWMHNNKHMITRKQQQRQQL; encoded by the coding sequence ATGGAGTTTAGGAATCCCGGTGAGATAGGGATACCTTCTTCCTCTTCCGGTTATAACGCTTCTCTCGGCGTCAGATCGGCCTTCTCTAAACCCACACTCTCCCCCTCTTCGTCTCTTGTCTCCCCAAGAGGAGCAGCAGTTGATGGTGGTGGCGTTGGAGGAGGACCAAGAAATGGTGACATCCTTGGCAACACCAAACCATCAAATCTTGTGTCCAACCTCATTGCCTTGGATCATCGTCCCGGGTCTCTGGGGAACAACGCAGATCAAGCATCCATCTCCAATTCGTCTCCGGGTGCAGCAGGTGTGGGTGTATCGGTCAACTCCGAACCAGCAGCTAGCGCCACCACCACCGTGACCGCAGCTGATATCCCCACCAAGTACAAAGAATGCCTTCGCAACCACGCGGCCGCCTTAGGTGGCCACGTCGTCGACGGCTGCGGCGAGTTCCTGCCGAATGGCGACCCTGACACGCCCGAGGCACTCAAGTGTGCAGCCTGCGGCTGCCACCGTAGCTTCCACCGAAGAGAGACCGAGGGCGGCGCCAACGCCGTCAATTCCTACTACCATGGCACCACTCGCCCACCCCTGTTACTCCCGCTCCCCCATCCCCAAGCGCAACTCCACCACCACCAGAAACACTTCCAGCTCGGCGGCTTCTCGTCGAGCCCTTCACCGGCCCTTCCGGGGTCGCCGGGCTTCGTCCATTTCGGTGGCAACAACCCCAGCGGGAACGGAGGCACCACCACAGAGTCGTCCAGCGAGGAAATGATAGACACCGGGACGCCGACGCCCTCGGCCATGCCAAAGAAGCGGTTTCGAACCAAATTCACGGCGGAGCAGAAGGAGAAAATGCTGGCTTTTGCTGAGAGGTGGAGGATTCAGAGGCAAGATGATGCAGTGGTCGAGCAATTCTGCTCGGAGATTGGAGTGAGGAGACAGGTCCTCAAGGTCTGGATGCACAACAATAAGCACATGATTACTAgaaagcagcagcagcggcagcagctgTAG
- the LOC135608529 gene encoding pentatricopeptide repeat-containing protein At5g66520-like encodes MAALLLPLPNSVLLRPPAACTSLLDKCSDVEGLKQIHATMVKTGLVLDAVPASRLLAALCRSPDDGSLTYALLFFERLRCRNTFMWNTMIRALSDSNLPEQAVILYCQMRSDAMPHNPYTFPFLLKACVALPSALPETQQVHGHIIKHGFASEVYTANSLLRVYAKSGCTGSARKLFDRMPCRDAITWNSMIDGYAKSGRLEMARQLFDLMEEKNVVSWTSMITGCVENCLFKEALELFGEMLVTEVEADARALTSALTACTHLGALDQGRWIHTYIKKRQMQLDPALGCVLVDMYAKCGELDEALSIFETIRERNVAVWTAMIAGLAVHGLGREALDLFKEMEEAGVKPNHITVTSALTACSYAGMVEEGGSLFERITKEYNMSPSVEHYGCMVDVLGRAGMLKEAEDLINAMPFDPNAAVWGALANACRIHRNFELGKHVGKMLIELEPEQSGRYIQLASILAAEGSWKQSLTTRKLMRERGVLKLPGCSSISVKGSVHEFVVGDRSHPQAAKIHLEWERILRRLRKEGYVASTDQLLLDLEEEEKEAAVGWHSEKLAIAFGFISTEPGTTIRIVKNLRVCADCHAVSKLISKVYRRKIVMRDRARFHVFVDGTCSCKDYW; translated from the coding sequence ATGGCAGCATTGCTGCTTCCCCTTCCAAACAGTGTCCTCCTCAGGCCACCGGCCGCGTGCACTTCATTGCTGGATAAATGTTCAGACGTGGAAGGCCTCAAGCAGATCCATGCCACCATGGTCAAGACCGGCCTCGTCCTCGACGCCGTTCCCGCCAGCCGGCTGCTGGCCGCCCTGTGCCGGTCCCCCGACGACGGCAGCCTGACCTATGCGCTTCTCTTCTTCGAACGACTCCGGTGTCGCAACACCTTCATGTGGAATACCATGATCAGAGCCTTGTCCGACAGCAATCTCCCCGAGCAAGCCGTAATCTTGTACTGCCAGATGCGTTCCGATGCCATGCCGCACAATCCTTACACCTTCCCCTTCTTGCTCAAGGCCTGTGTCGCGTTGCCGTCGGCCTTGCCGGAAACCCAACAAGTGCACGGTCATATCATCAAACATGGATTCGCCTCCGAGGTCTACACCGCCAATTCGCTTCTTCGTGTCTACGCCAAGTCCGGCTGCACTGGTTCCGCCCGCAAGCTTTTCGACAGGATGCCGTGCCGAGACGCCATCACCTGGAACTCCATGATCGATGGATATGCGAAGAGCGGAAGGCTTGAGATGGCACGCCAACTGTTCGATCTGATGGAAGAAAAGAACGTGGTGTCGTGGACATCGATGATCACCGGGTGTGTCGAGAATTGCCTCTTTAAGGAAGCCTTGGAGCTCTTTGGCGAGATGCTAGTTACGGAGGTCGAAGCAGATGCCAGGGCGCTCACCAGTGCGCTGACAGCATGTACCCACCTCGGGGCTTTGGATCAAGGAAGATGGATACACACGTACATAAAGAAAAGGCAGATGCAATTAGATCCCGCTCTGGGATGTGTCCTCGTTGACATGTACGCCAAATGTGGCGAACTCGATGAAGCACTAAGCATCTTCGAGACGATAAGAGAGAGAAATGTGGCTGTGTGGACCGCCATGATCGCCGGTCTTGCCGTTCACGGCCTAGGAAGGGAGGCGCTCGATCTGTTTAAGGAGATGGAGGAAGCGGGAGTAAAGCCCAATCATATTACCGTCACCAGTGCGCTGACGGCGTGCAGCTATGCGGGAATGGTGGAGGAGGGAGGATCTCTTTTCGAAAGAATCACAAAGGAGTACAACATGAGCCCATCCGTCGAACACTATGGGTGCATGGTTGACGTCCTCGGCAGAGCGGGGATGCTGAAGGAAGCAGAGGACTTGATCAACGCGATGCCCTTCGACCCCAACGCTGCGGTCTGGGGAGCACTGGCCAACGCCTGTCGGATTCACAGAAACTTCGAGCTAGGAAAGCACGTAGGAAAGATGCTGATCGAGCTGGAACCGGAACAGAGTGGCCGATACATACAGTTGGCCAGCATTCTCGCTGCCGAAGGTAGCTGGAAACAGTCCCTGACGACGAGGAAACTGATGAGAGAAAGAGGAGTGCTGAAGCTTCCCGGATGCAGCTCGATCAGCGTGAAGGGAAGTGTTCACGAGTTCGTCGTCGGAGACAGGTCACACCCTCAGGCCGCGAAGATACATCTGGAGTGGGAGAGAATCCTGAGAAGATTGAGGAAGGAAGGATATGTGGCGTCCACCGACCAGCTACTGCTGGActtggaggaagaagagaaagaagctgCGGTGGGATGGCACAGCGAGAAGCTGGCTATTGCCTTCGGATTCATCAGCACCGAGCCAGGGACGACGATCCGGATAGTGAAGAATCTGAGAGTATGCGCCGACTGCCATGCCGTGTCAAAGCTCATCAGCAAAGTTTACCGACGCAAGATCGTGATGCGAGACAGGGCCAGATTCCATGTGTTCGTGGACGGCACTTGTTCCTGCAAGGATTACTGGTGA
- the LOC103979760 gene encoding dihydroflavonol 4-reductase isoform X1, with protein MKGPVVVTGASGYIGTWLVMKLLQKGYVVRATVRDPTNQKKIKPLVELPGSVERLTIWRADLEEEGSFDEAIKGCKGVFHVATPMDFESKDPENEIIKPTVDGVLSIMRSCKEAGTVRRVVFTSSAGTVNVQEQQQPQYDESSWSDIDFCRRVKMTGWMYFVSKSLAEKAAGEFARENGIDLISIIPTLVVGPFITTTMPPSMITALSLITGNEAHYSILKQVQLVHLDDLCDTHVFLYEHPDANGRYICSSHDATIYDLAKMFRARYPQYNIPQQFEGIDETIERVHFSSKKLTDLGYKFRYTMEDMFDAAIESCWEKHLIPLQTAEEQCSEVGKPLPLATETPSEFSEEKVLLA; from the exons atgaaggggCCGGTGGTGGTGACTGGGGCCTCGGGATACATCGGGACATGGCTGGTGATGAAGCTTCTGCAGAAGGGGTACGTGGTCAGGGCCACCGTGCGAGACCCCA CGAACCAGAAGAAGATCAAGCCGCTGGTGGAGCTGCCGGGATCGGTTGAGCGGCTCACCATCTGGCGAGCGGACTTGGAAGAAGAAGGCAGCTTCGATGAGGCGATCAAGGGATGCAAGGGAGTGTTCCATGTGGCCACTCCCATGGATTTCGAGTCCAAAGACCCTGAG AACGAGATCATCAAGCCCACGGTCGACGGAGTGCTGAGCATCATGAGGTCCTGCAAGGAAGCCGGGACGGTCAGGCGCGTCGTCTTCACTTCCTCCGCCGGCACCGTCAACGTGCAGGAGCAGCAACAGCCCCAGTACGACGAGAGCTCCTGGAGCGACATCGACTTCTGCCGCCGCGTCAAGATGACCGGATGG ATGTACTTCGTGTCCAAATCTTTGGCCGAGAAGGCAGCGGGCGAGTTTGCGAGGGAGAATGGCATCGACCTCATCAGCATCATCCCGACTCTTGTCGTCGGCCCCTTCATCACCACGACCATGCCGCCCAGCATGATCACCGCGTTGTCACTCATCACAG GAAACGAAGCTCACTATTCGATCTTGAAGCAAGTTCAACTGGTTCACTTGGATGACCTGTGTGATACCCACGTCTTCCTGTACGAGCACCCTGATGCAAATGGGAGATACATCtgctcctctcatgacgccaccaTATACGATCTCGCCAAGATGTTCCGAGCGCGATACCCCCAGTACAACATCCCTCAGCA GTTCGAAGGGATCGATGAAACGATCGAACGGGTGCACTTCTCCTCCAAGAAACTCACCGACCTGGGTTACAAGTTCCGGTACACGATGGAGGACATGTTCGATGCCGCCATCGAGTCGTGCTGGGAGAAGCATCTGATACCACTCCAGACAGCAGAGGAACAGTGCAGTGAGGTGGGCAAACCTCTGCCTCTGGCAACAGAGACACCGAGTGAGTTCAGTGAAGAGAAGGTCCTGTTGGCTTAG
- the LOC103979760 gene encoding dihydroflavonol 4-reductase isoform X2, with product MDFESKDPENEIIKPTVDGVLSIMRSCKEAGTVRRVVFTSSAGTVNVQEQQQPQYDESSWSDIDFCRRVKMTGWMYFVSKSLAEKAAGEFARENGIDLISIIPTLVVGPFITTTMPPSMITALSLITGNEAHYSILKQVQLVHLDDLCDTHVFLYEHPDANGRYICSSHDATIYDLAKMFRARYPQYNIPQQFEGIDETIERVHFSSKKLTDLGYKFRYTMEDMFDAAIESCWEKHLIPLQTAEEQCSEVGKPLPLATETPSEFSEEKVLLA from the exons ATGGATTTCGAGTCCAAAGACCCTGAG AACGAGATCATCAAGCCCACGGTCGACGGAGTGCTGAGCATCATGAGGTCCTGCAAGGAAGCCGGGACGGTCAGGCGCGTCGTCTTCACTTCCTCCGCCGGCACCGTCAACGTGCAGGAGCAGCAACAGCCCCAGTACGACGAGAGCTCCTGGAGCGACATCGACTTCTGCCGCCGCGTCAAGATGACCGGATGG ATGTACTTCGTGTCCAAATCTTTGGCCGAGAAGGCAGCGGGCGAGTTTGCGAGGGAGAATGGCATCGACCTCATCAGCATCATCCCGACTCTTGTCGTCGGCCCCTTCATCACCACGACCATGCCGCCCAGCATGATCACCGCGTTGTCACTCATCACAG GAAACGAAGCTCACTATTCGATCTTGAAGCAAGTTCAACTGGTTCACTTGGATGACCTGTGTGATACCCACGTCTTCCTGTACGAGCACCCTGATGCAAATGGGAGATACATCtgctcctctcatgacgccaccaTATACGATCTCGCCAAGATGTTCCGAGCGCGATACCCCCAGTACAACATCCCTCAGCA GTTCGAAGGGATCGATGAAACGATCGAACGGGTGCACTTCTCCTCCAAGAAACTCACCGACCTGGGTTACAAGTTCCGGTACACGATGGAGGACATGTTCGATGCCGCCATCGAGTCGTGCTGGGAGAAGCATCTGATACCACTCCAGACAGCAGAGGAACAGTGCAGTGAGGTGGGCAAACCTCTGCCTCTGGCAACAGAGACACCGAGTGAGTTCAGTGAAGAGAAGGTCCTGTTGGCTTAG
- the LOC135608531 gene encoding putative pentatricopeptide repeat-containing protein At3g47840 has protein sequence MFSPISPRLRLLRFASPARSPLAEPVAPGSRPTAYEANTQLRHLIKANRLRDARLVFDGMPHRDDVSWTVIISGYVGASDPHEALFLFSLMRSVDPSLDPDPFVLSVALKACASGPALGFHGRCLHAYTLKSGKATGSVFVGTALLDMYSKIGAHDSALRSFDEMPSRNAVSWTSAVAALVRAGRCRDAVRCFAEMWASAMPCDSHTYATALKACADARLLDRGREIHAHVAKLGLETSSFVANTLASLYTKCGVLQPGLVLLDRMRSRDVISWTTIIVAYVQTGREEEAIRAFVRMQADPSDAVSPNDYTFAALISASVGLAQITLGQQLHASVIRRGCVAASSVSNALVTLYARAGHLASAYTIFQHTMLKDIVSWTAIISGFCLEHDVEKAFSLFGEMRRAAWPPPNEYTFPSLLGLCAWAAALEVGQQLHARAVVAGLDNDVMITSALIALYSKSGSLEEAARVFEGRNSEEVVSWTAMIKGYAEHGRSAEAIELFDRMKSTAGMRPDGVAFIGVLTACCHAGLVDRGIRYFLSMRTEHGVEPGREHYGCIVDLLGRAGRVKQAEKVIEEMPRSEVDGVVWAALMRACVAKGDEEGGRRAAAMVKELEPGGAGAYVVLANLYAGQGRWQEAAAERKKMREEGVRKEAGWSCVGVGREETGVFVAGDRSHRRMEDICEMLELIDFAARMGGDYTETEYEAAAAAAEYCMIWPM, from the coding sequence ATGTTCTCGCCTATTTCCCCACGGCTCAGGCTGCTCCGGTTCGCCTCTCCCGCCCGCTCGCCCCTGGCCGAACCCGTCGCTCCcggctcacgccccaccgcttacgAAGCCAACACCCAGCTGCGACACCTGATCAAAGCCAATCGCCTCCGTGACGCCCGCCTCGTATTCGATGGAATGCCCCACCGCGACGATGTCTCCTGGACCGTCATCATCTCCGGCTACGTCGGCGCCTCCGACCCCCACGaggccctcttcctcttctccctcatgCGCTCCGTCGACCCCTCCCTCGACCCGGACCCCTTCGTCCTCAGCGTCGCCCTCAAGGCCTGCGCCTCCGGCCCCGCCCTTGGCTTCCACGGCCGATGCCTCCACGCTTACACCCTCAAGTCCGGCAAGGCCACCGGCTCCGTCTTCGTGGGTACTGCCCTCCTCGACATGTACTCCAAGATCGGCGCCCACGACTCCGCCCTCCGCTCGTTCGACGAGATGCCCTCCCGAAACGCAGTCTCGTGGACCAGCGCCGTCGCTGCTCTCGTCCGCGCCGGCCGATGCCGCGACGCCGTCCGGTGCTTCGCTGAGATGTGGGCGTCCGCTATGCCGTGCGACTCCCACACGTATGCTACCGCCCTCAAGGCCTGCGCCGACGCCCGCCTGCTCGACCGCGGCCGTGAGATCCACGCCCACGTCGCGAAGCTCGGCCTGGAGACCTCCTCTTTCGTCGCTAACACGCTCGCTTCACTGTACACCAAGTGCGGCGTCCTTCAGCCCGGCCTGGTGTTATTGGACCGGATGCGCTCTCGCGACGTGATATCGTGGACGACCATCATCGTCGCCTACGTGCAGACGGGCCGCGAGGAGGAGGCGATTCGAGCTTTCGTCCGGATGCAAGCCGACCCCTCCGATGCCGTGAGCCCGAACGATTACACTTTCGCCGCGTTGATCTCCGCGTCCGTCGGGCTCGCGCAGATCACGCTGGGGCAGCAGTTGCACGCTAGTGTCATCCGGCGGGGCTGCGTGGCCGCCAGCTCTGTGTCCAACGCCCTCGTCACCCTATATGCCCGCGCCGGCCATCTTGCCTCCGCCTACACCATCTTTCAGCATACGATGCTGAAAGATATCGTCTCGTGGACCGCCATCATCTCCGGTTTCTGCCTGGAACATGACGTGGAGAAGGCCTTTTCCCTGTTCGGCGAAATGCGGCGTGCTGCATGGCCACCGCCCAATGAATACACCTTCCCCAGCCTGCTAGGCTTGTGCGCGTGGGCGGCAGCATTAGAGGTCGGGCAGCAGCTCCATGCTCGTGCGGTAGTGGCCGGGCTGGACAACGATGTGATGATCACCAGCGCGCTGATCGCCTTGTACTCGAAAAGCGGCAGCCTAGAAGAGGCGGCACGGGTTTTTGAAGGACGCAACTCCGAAGAGGTGGTGTCATGGACTGCAATGATCAAAGGGTACGCGGAGCACGGCCGGAGCGCAGAGGCAATCGAGTTGTTCGACCGGATGAAAAGCACGGCGGGGATGAGACCCGACGGTGTGGCGTTCATCGGGGTGCTCACGGCGTGCTGCCATGCCGGCCTGGTGGATCGTGGCATCCGGTACTTCCTATCGATGCGAACGGAACACGGAGTGGAGCCGGGGAGGGAGCACTATGGCTGCATCGTGGATCTGTTAGGGAGGGCAGGGAGGGTGAAGCAGGCGGAGAAGGTGATTGAGGAAATGCCAAGGAGCGAGGTGGACGGGGTGGTATGGGCGGCGTTGATGAGAGCATGTGTGGCGAAAGGGGACGAGGAAGGGGGAAGGAGGGCGGCGGCCATGGTGAAGGAGCTGGAGCCAGGTGGAGCGGGTGCCTACGTGGTGCTGGCAAACCTATACGCAGGGCAGGGGAGGTGGCAGGAGGCAGCGGcggagaggaagaagatgagggAGGAGGGGGTGAGGAAGGAGGCCGGGTGGTCGTGTGTCGGCGTGGGAAGAGAGGAAACGGGAGTGTTCGTGGCGGGCGATCGGTCGCACCGGAGAATGGAGGACATCTGTGAAATGCTGGAGCTGATAGACTTCGCGGCGAGGATGGGGGGAGACTACACCGAGACGGAGtacgaagcagcagcagcagcagcagagtatTGCATGATTTGGCCGATGTGA